Sequence from the Candidatus Cloacimonadota bacterium genome:
TTCTTATTTTAACTTATGGCATCGCAAGCAGAGCGTGGTTAGTAAAGACGCCGCCACATGGTTACGCCGGCTCACCCTTCCCGGCGGCGTGCCAACGAACGTCAATGAGGCGTTGATGCGGGCCAACTTCGGCGCGCTGAAGGTGCCGAGCACAGTCACTGTTCAACCCGGATCGGCGTATCCCGTGAGATTTGGTCCAGCAAAACCGACTTGACAAAGCCTTGTTGATGTGGTATTATGAAAACATGAACTATGAAAACATCCACAACAACCTCATCAAAAGAGCTAGGGTTCGACACACCCACACGTCTGTCTTTTATGAGCGTCATCATGTAGTGCCAAGGTGTTTGGGCGGCGACGACAGTACCTCAAATATCGTCAAGCTAACGCCAAAAGAGCATCGCCTTGCGCACAAACTTTTAACCAAACTGCATCCGGGCCACCTTGGCCTTATTTTTGCAGCAAACATGATGTACGTCGGACGAAGCGGCGTATCACCAAATTGGTTGCGAGCTAAGGTTTCGGAGCAACTAAGACGAGTGTGGTCAAACCCTGACACGCGGCGTCTTCGTATGGATTCAATCTACAAGTCTTGGGAAAGCCAAGAAAGAAGGGTGGCGAATGGAAAACGTATGCGCGACCATTGGTCCAACCCGGATAACAGAAAAAACCATAGCGTTATTCTGAAGAACGCAACGAGTGATAGTGAATTTAGGGCAGCGCGATCGGCTGTTTCCAAACTGGCACACAATCGTCCGGAGGTTGTTGAGAAGCATCGTGAAAACACAAGCGGATATTGGAAAAATAACCCGTTAGCAAATGCTAGGCGCCAAGCTCTTAAAGACCGCCTCACTAAACTCAGTGAAGTTCAAGTGGCTGAGATCGTTCGTTTGTATAAAATCGAAGGTTGGACACAACAACAACTTGCCGATAAATTCAACGTGAGCAGGAGTTGTATTCAGACCAAAGTAAAAAGTTCTTGACAAAGCTCATTAACTGTGGTATAGTGTGCTTTCTAAATCAGTGATCAGTCCCCACTCTCAACAGGAGAAATCGTATGACCCGTAGCCAAGCCAAGCGCATCGAAGAGATCGTCCGCACCCAAGACGTGCGCGATCCGCGTCTGACCCTCGATGCCATCGCAGCGATCCTCGCCGAAAATCCGAGCATCAAGCCGGAGCCCAGCGATTTCGAGAAGCTGATGGCCGCAATGATGGCATCGACCGAAGAGTCGGATGATGAAATCCCGCATCTGGTTCCGGATGATCCGGAGAACGAGTTCGGCAACCCGGTCGCCGTGATCCGCATCTACAACACGAAGCCTGTCCCGGGCAATTTGAATGTCGGCGTCGTTATCGAAGCCTGCGACAACCACATCGAGCCGCGCCACTTTAGCGCGGTCAAGCTGGCGATTCAGGCGTTCGATGCCAAGAAAGCCGAAGAGCTTGCTCAGACTGTGGCCGCACAGGCGAAACAAGAATGAGCGAAGTCATCGAAACCAACGAGCACGGCGTCGAGCAGGCGAAGCCGAAGAAGGAGTTCTACGCCTATGCTGATGAGTCCGGCATTGTCGAGATTCGTCACAGCAACGACGTGGAATTCACCGTGCAGGTTGTCGTCGGCATCGCCAACTTCATCCGCGGCAATCTGCGTGACGCCCTGACCGGCAAGCCGCCGACCCTCCCGGAGTTCTTCCGTGACCTCGCGGATATTTCCGAGCGTGCGGCGGCCGCGGTCGCTGCGCAGAAGGAATCAAGCGGCGAAGCGGTTGTCGAACCTGAATTCACAATCCCCAAGGAGCAACTGCAATGAACGGCCATTTCCAGCAAGACACGCTGTACCCGCTTTCCACCGAGCCTGCTGAGGGCTACGGTGCTGATCCACTCACTCGTACCGGCGAGGCCATCATCGTCCATGCCGCGGCCCGCAAGTTCGTCAGCATCATCCCCGGCGGCCTGCAACTGGTGAGTGATCGTAAGGATGCGACACGCTTCAAGGACTACAGTGCCGCCAGCATCAAGGCCGGCGAACTGAAGGAAGCCGCCCGCGCCTAAGACGCTTCCCGGGTGAGCGTACTCAATCACCCGGACCAATTCATTCAACAGGAGAAATACCCCATGAAACTCAAGCTCGTTGTCAATGAGAGCACCACCAATTCCGAACTGATCCATCTCGGAAACTTCTTCACCGCCCTCGGTCTGAAC
This genomic interval carries:
- a CDS encoding HTH domain-containing protein gives rise to the protein MAEIVRLYKIEGWTQQQLADKFNVSRSCIQTKVKSS